In Rutidosis leptorrhynchoides isolate AG116_Rl617_1_P2 chromosome 2, CSIRO_AGI_Rlap_v1, whole genome shotgun sequence, one genomic interval encodes:
- the LOC139889220 gene encoding uncharacterized protein: MTETDQRFSEVNEYTQDGHLDTQKQNFNKWVLDIGEGKVPAIAKDGEDEPTWIKIPEEFIISCKKPPIETIVDIIFPDFPVRQEDEDYLRERAILTPRNDDMDEINKHMFKKLQGATMIYKSSDEICKGSTDNMEQQQTYPVEYLNTLNFPGVPPHKLKLKIG, from the exons ATGACAGAAACAGATCAAAGATTTTCAGAG GTGAACGAATACACTCAAGATGGGCATCTTGATACACAAAAACAAAACTTCAATAAATGGGTACTAGATATAGGGGAAGGTAAGGTTCCTGCAATTGCTAAAGATGGGGAGGATGAGCCAACATGGATAAAAATTCCCGAAGAATTCATTATATCTTGCAAAAAACCACCGATTGAAACGATCGTTGACATAATATTTCCAGATTTCCCCGTGAGACAGGAAGATGAAGATTACTTGCGAGAGAGGGCTATTTTGACCCCAAGAAATGACGACATGGATGAGATTAATAAACATATGTTCAAAAAATTACAAGGAGCAACAATGATATATAAAAGCTCTGATGAGATTTGCAAGGGATCAACAGACAACATGGAACAACAACAAACATATCCCGTGGAATACTTAAATACATTAAACTTCCCAGGTGTTCCTCCTCACAAACTTAAGCTAAAAATAGGTTAA